A stretch of Mya arenaria isolate MELC-2E11 chromosome 14, ASM2691426v1 DNA encodes these proteins:
- the LOC128217653 gene encoding THO complex subunit 7 homolog, with translation MAAVSDDEVIKKRLLIDGDAGNDEKRLTNFLRTFIKWCSSDETPDESHLTVQRMLATLAQSDHSIQKSAQVYKMNLLEQEKYELLNKQIKNQIEEAEKKILESKKELAEAKQIRKNRQEYDTMAKKIQEQPDRQGTTKKLEFVAEELASLEETKTKLDLKLDLRRKQFHVLISAIHELQILLEEDEELRTGSEERERSQRDDMDTT, from the exons ATGGCAGCAGTTTCGGATG aTGAGGTTATTAAGAAGCGACTGCTGATAGATGGTGATGCTGGGAATGATGAAAAACGCTTGACCAACTTCCTCAGAACTTTCATTAAATGGTGTAGCAGCGATGAGACACCAGACGAAAG TCACCTGACAGTGCAGCGAATGCTGGCGACGCTGGCCCAGAGTGACCACTCCATCCAAAAGTCAGCCCAGGTCTACAAGATGAACCTGCTTGAACAGGAGAAATATGAACTGCTAAACAAGCAAATCA AAAATCAGATTGAAGAAGCTGAGAAGAAAATATTGGAGAGCAAAAAAGAGCTTGCAGAAGCCAAGCAAATACGCAAAAACAGACAAG AGTATGACACAATGGCCAAGAAGATCCAGGAACAGCCAGACAGACAAGGGACTACCAA GAAACTGGAGTTTGTCGCTGAAGAGCTGGCTTCATTGGAGGAAACCAAGACAAAACTCGACCTCAAG CTTGATCTCAGAAGGAAGCAGTTTCATGTTCTTATCTCTGCCATCCATGAGCTCCAGATACTGTTGGAAG AGGATGAGGAGCTGAGGACGGGCTCAGAAGAAAGAGAGAGAAGTCAGAGGGATGATATGGACACTACATGA